A window of Longimicrobium sp. contains these coding sequences:
- a CDS encoding HD-GYP domain-containing protein, with protein MDTREPAVSLSEVLSALSHALDLTEGQPQGHTLRTCAIGMRLGEEAGLDAEARSALYYALLLKDAGCSSNAQRFASLFGTADQRGKYQMKLTDWHHRGRLALRTAATAGAGRPLWARVKHFARIAQEDDLTRDLIQIRCDRGANIALQLGFPSQTAEAIRSLDEHWCGKGYPEGKREHEIPLLARIANLAQCVEIFHARDGRRGALRVARQRRGTWFDPDLVDVLLGWGRDEAWWNELRQPHILERVVAEEPRDRRRGADEEMLNTVAGAFADIVDAKSPYTFRHSTNVAMYAVRMAEEMGLDDADVRRLHLGGLLHDIGKLGVSSRILEKPGRLDDDERKEIERHPLHTWAILSRVGAFQGFARMSALHHEKLDGSGYPWGVGADELEPAARILAVADIYEALTADRPYRAGMTPDAALAILRKDAGPRLWPDAVDALSRLA; from the coding sequence GTGGACACCCGCGAACCCGCGGTAAGCCTCTCGGAGGTGCTTTCGGCGCTGTCGCACGCGCTGGACCTGACGGAGGGGCAGCCGCAGGGCCACACCCTGCGCACCTGCGCCATCGGCATGCGGCTGGGCGAAGAGGCGGGGCTGGATGCCGAGGCCCGCTCGGCTTTGTACTATGCCCTGCTGCTGAAGGATGCCGGCTGCTCCAGCAACGCCCAGCGCTTCGCCTCGCTGTTCGGCACGGCCGACCAGCGCGGCAAGTACCAGATGAAGCTCACCGACTGGCACCACCGCGGCCGGCTGGCGCTGCGGACGGCGGCCACGGCGGGCGCTGGGCGGCCGCTCTGGGCGCGGGTGAAGCACTTTGCCCGAATCGCCCAGGAAGACGACCTCACGCGCGACCTCATCCAGATCCGCTGCGACCGCGGGGCCAACATCGCGCTGCAGCTCGGTTTTCCGTCGCAAACGGCCGAGGCCATCCGCTCGCTCGACGAGCACTGGTGCGGCAAGGGCTACCCGGAGGGCAAACGCGAGCACGAGATCCCGCTCCTGGCGCGCATCGCCAACCTGGCGCAGTGCGTGGAGATCTTCCATGCCCGCGACGGCCGGCGCGGCGCGCTTCGTGTCGCCCGCCAGCGGCGCGGCACGTGGTTCGATCCCGACCTCGTCGACGTGCTGCTGGGCTGGGGCCGCGACGAGGCGTGGTGGAACGAGCTTCGCCAGCCGCACATCCTGGAGCGCGTGGTGGCCGAGGAGCCGCGCGACCGCAGGCGGGGTGCCGACGAGGAGATGCTGAACACGGTCGCCGGCGCCTTCGCCGACATCGTCGACGCCAAATCGCCCTACACGTTCCGCCACTCCACGAACGTCGCCATGTACGCGGTGCGGATGGCGGAGGAGATGGGGCTGGACGACGCGGACGTGCGCCGACTGCACCTGGGCGGACTGCTTCACGACATCGGCAAGCTGGGCGTCAGCAGCCGCATCCTGGAAAAGCCCGGGCGGCTCGACGACGACGAGCGCAAGGAAATCGAGCGCCACCCGCTACACACGTGGGCCATCCTGTCGCGCGTGGGCGCCTTCCAGGGATTCGCCCGGATGTCGGCGCTTCACCATGAAAAGCTGGACGGCAGCGGCTATCCCTGGGGCGTGGGCGCGGACGAACTCGAGCCGGCGGCGCGCATCCTGGCCGTGGCCGACATCTACGAAGCGCTCACCGCCGACCGCCCGTACCGCGCCGGGATGACGCCGGACGCCGCGCTCGCCATCCTGCGAAAGGATGCCGGCCCGCGCCTGTGGCCCGACGCGGTGGATGCCCTGTCGCGCCTGGCCTGA
- a CDS encoding VOC family protein, translated as MRAEEILEASVYASDLDAAERFYTSVLGLEVMQRVEGRHVFFRCGARVLLVFNPERTREGGVIPGHGGEGPGHVCFAIREQEIDAWRERLQAAGVPIETEHRWPSGGFSLYFRDPVGNSLELGTPRIWTIDERDVFGAAKVG; from the coding sequence ATGCGGGCTGAAGAAATTCTGGAGGCGAGTGTCTACGCGTCGGACCTGGACGCGGCGGAGCGCTTCTACACGAGCGTGCTGGGGTTGGAGGTAATGCAGCGGGTGGAGGGGCGCCACGTGTTCTTTCGCTGCGGCGCACGGGTGCTGCTGGTCTTCAACCCCGAGCGCACGCGCGAAGGCGGGGTGATTCCCGGCCACGGTGGCGAGGGCCCGGGACACGTATGCTTCGCCATTCGCGAGCAGGAGATCGATGCATGGCGCGAGCGCCTGCAGGCCGCCGGCGTGCCCATCGAGACGGAGCACCGGTGGCCAAGCGGCGGCTTCTCGTTGTACTTCCGCGATCCGGTCGGCAACAGCCTGGAACTGGGCACCCCCCGCATCTGGACGATCGACGAACGGGACGTGTTCGGGGCGGCGAAGGTGGGATGA
- a CDS encoding helix-turn-helix domain-containing protein, translating to MNEEFVLLGTGWGNTAALADLPARRAGTGSELQQWGGPSSADLLCIAHTPADLTQFVGAALQHRARRPRARLHKVLVLHPLSAGQRTIYQDLFARVLAPGDGIQMLSTNDLLEALTSEDRADRVIGAAVDGASELVMLYRGNLDTVMVPFAWFGSPHASTRPDFSDFEPVDHGIGVRFGEYEAAVDAILYEFDPAYRRRVKNAEVGRDDSVGGSVRRLRNLRGLKQSDIPGISVKEIGRIERGEVKAPHRATLDRIAQTFGVTVEQLRTY from the coding sequence ATGAATGAGGAATTCGTACTGCTGGGAACGGGATGGGGCAACACCGCGGCACTCGCGGACCTCCCGGCGCGGCGGGCGGGCACTGGAAGCGAGCTCCAGCAGTGGGGCGGCCCGTCATCGGCGGATCTGTTGTGCATCGCGCACACCCCCGCCGACCTCACCCAGTTCGTGGGCGCCGCCTTGCAGCACAGGGCGAGGAGGCCCCGAGCCAGGCTACACAAGGTGCTCGTACTGCACCCACTGAGCGCGGGGCAGCGCACCATCTACCAGGACCTGTTTGCGCGCGTGCTGGCGCCGGGAGACGGGATTCAGATGCTTTCGACGAACGACCTGCTGGAGGCACTGACCAGTGAAGATCGAGCGGACCGCGTAATCGGGGCTGCCGTGGACGGCGCGAGCGAACTGGTCATGCTGTACCGCGGCAACCTGGACACGGTCATGGTGCCGTTCGCGTGGTTCGGTTCCCCGCACGCGAGCACGCGGCCGGACTTCTCGGATTTCGAGCCCGTGGATCACGGGATCGGCGTGCGGTTCGGCGAGTACGAGGCGGCGGTAGACGCCATCCTCTACGAGTTCGATCCCGCGTACCGGCGCCGCGTGAAGAACGCGGAAGTCGGCCGGGACGACAGCGTCGGAGGGTCTGTGCGCCGGCTGCGCAATCTGCGCGGCCTCAAGCAGTCGGACATTCCGGGGATTTCTGTCAAGGAGATCGGCAGGATCGAGCGGGGCGAGGTCAAGGCGCCGCATCGGGCGACGCTCGACCGGATCGCCCAGACCTTTGGAGTCACCGTCGAACAGCTGCGCACGTACTGA